From the genome of Longispora fulva:
CGCGCCGCTACTACCAGCTCACCGCCCAGGGGGTCGCCGACGCCAGGCACGAGCTGGCCGCCCTGCACAGCCAGCTGTACCGGGCCACGGGCGCGCTCGGAAAGCCGAGGACGACATGATCGGGGCGCTGCTGCGGTTCGCGGCCGGCCGGTGGCCGGAGGAACTCAGGGAGATCCAGCTCGCCGAGTGGGAGGGCGAGCTGTACGTGCTGCGGTCCCGGTCGCGCGCGCGGGCGTTGTGGTTCGCGATGAGCCTGGCCCTCTCGCCGCCCGTCGAGGACGAGCACGGGGTGCCGCGCGGCTGGCGGGAGCTGCTGCCCGGCCTCGGCCGCGGGCTGCAGCCGGTGCTGGCGCTGCTGGCGGTGTCGCTGCTGTGCATGCTGGCCACCGGGGCGGTCCGGATCGGCGACCTGCTGCTGGGCCACGTCCAGGAACAGCAGTCGCTCTCTCCGATCCGGACGGACTTCAACTGGGTCGCCAACGGTGTGACCTTCTGCAGCCTGCTAGCGGTCGCGGTGCTCAGCGGCTGGCTGGGGGGCCTCCTCGGCGGCCGACTCGGCGTGTCCTGGGCGCACCGCACCCGGCTGGGGACGGCGGGCTCGGCGGTCGTCGCGCCACTGGTGCTGGCGACCGGGGTCGGCCTCGCGACCTCCGCCATCTACGCCCCGGACTACGAGAACGACTCCACCACGGTGTGGCAGGTCCAGCCGCTGTGGGTGGTCCTCGCCTGGGGCGTGCTGGCCAGCGGGCTCGGCTGGACCGTGGTCCGGGTCGCGCGCTCAGGTCGACCGGCGTGGGCCGCGGCCCTGGCGGTAATGGGCGGGCTGCTGGCCCTGGAGGTCACGGCCGCGGTCGCCGGCTGGCCACTCGCCGCCCAAGCCGGCCTGGGTCGCGACACCGCTGTGTCGTGGTTCCCCCTCACGCTCACCTCCGATCGGGGCAGCGGCGTCGTGTTCGGCCGCGTCGAGCAGGGCTTCGCCGGGTCGCAGTTCATGGCCGCCCTGATCGGGACCACGGTGCGCGCGCTTCTCGTGTGCACGCCGTTCGCGCTGCGCTACGGTCTGGCCGCCAGCCGGGTCGTGCCCCGCGAGACCCCGGTCAGGCTGCCCGCAGCGCGGACCGTCGACACCGGGCGCCCCATGGTCCGGGCGTTCGGGCTGGCCGCCACCGTGCTCGGCGTCGTGGGCTGGGCCGCCGGTGCCGCTTTCGCGACGGCGGACACCGTGCGGGCCACCCGGCTGAGGGACAGCCCGTACGCGAGCGGGGAGGTGATGGTCTGGGTGCACGAGCTGCGGCTCGGCTTCGTCGTGCTGATCGCCGCCGGACTGTTGGTCGCGATGGCCGGGAGGGGCGCGGTGCTGTTGCCGGTCATCGTCACGGCCCCCGCGCTGACCGTCGCCGACGCGCTGGTGTCCGCGGCCAACCTGCACGATCTGGCGCCCGCGAGCGGGCCGGTCGCGTTCGCCGTGCTCGCCGGGGCCGGGCTGCTGGGAGCCGGGCTGTGCCGGTGGGCTGGGCACGCGTTGGGCCGGGGCGGGGCTGATCCGGTCAGTACCCGTCGGGTGCTGGCCGGCGCGGCGACGCTGGCCGCCATGTGCGCGCCGGTGCTCATCGCGCAGGCGGCTTCGGTCACCCCGGCCCCGGTGCTCCCCGCCGCGCTGCCGACGGGCACGGCGGTGGTGTGCGGGGCGCTGGCCGCCCTCGCCATGGTCACCGCCTGCGCCGCCTCCTCCCGCCGGCTGCGGCCGTGGTTCGTGGTGGCATCGGCGTCGCTGATCGGGCTCGGGATGGCCGGGGCGGGGGCCTCGACCGGCGCGGCATCGCACTGGCGGATGCTCGGCGCGGCGCTCGGGCTGCCGCTGGTGCTGCTCGTCGTGCTCGTGATGCGGCCGGTGCGCGGCTGGATCGCCGCACTGCTCGCGGTGGGCGCGGTGCTGCTCGCCGGGCCGGTGACCTTCGTACAGATGTTGCCGTCGATCCTGTTCGAAACGCCGCTGATGCTGCTCGCCGGGTACAGCTTCCCCGCGGACGGCATGCCGTTCCTGCTGGGCGCCGTCCTGATCGGGACCGGGCTGGCCGTCGTGGTGGCCGTGATCGTCGCACCCCGGCCCGTGGTCAGACAGGTGGTGGATCCGTGGGTGCCCAGGGCCTGAGCCCGGGTCCGGACGGGACGCGCCGGGAGTCACCGGTCACCCGGGTCGCCACATCTGGCCTATCGTGGGCTTCGCGCGTGATTTAAGCGACTTTTATATAAGCCTTACGTTCCCCTTGAGTCATTGATCTCGATACTCCGGCTACCGCATTACCCCTCAACGACGTGGAGTACCCATGTACAGACGACTTGCCACGGGAATCGGGGCGGTGCTCCTCGGGGCGGCCCTGGTCAGCGTCGGCGCCGCTCCGGCGCAGGCCGCCACGATCCAGGCCACCGGGCTCAACGCCACGATCGCGCTGAACAACTGTTCGGCCTCGCTCGTGCGCTACCCGTCTTCGGTGGACACCGACCGGGCCCTGATGCTGACCAACGGGCACTGCTACGAGGGCGGCATGCCCGGTGCCGGGGTGGTCCTGCAGAACAAGCCCAGCACCCGCTCGGGCACGCTGCTCAACGACGCGGGCACCGCGCTGGGCACCCTCAAGGCCGACACGCTGCTGTACTCCACGATGACCGGCACCGACGTCTCCCTGTACCGGCTGACCACGACGTACGCGTCGATCAAGTCGAGCTACGGCGTGACGGCGATGACGATCACGGCCAGCCACCCGGCCGACGGGATCGCGACCACGATCCCGTCGTCGTACTGGAAGCAGACCTGGAACTGCTCGATCAACGGCTTCGTCGCGACCCTCCGCGAGGACGCGTGGACGATGCACGACTCGATCCGGTACAACACGGGCTGCAACACCACGCACGGCACGTCCGGCTCCCCGATCCTGGACAGCGCCCGCAACGTCGTCGGCATCAACAACACCGGCAACGACAACGGCGAGATGTGCACGCTGGACAACCCGTGCGAGGTGGACGCCGACGGCACCACCCACGCCTACAAGGGCCAGAGCTACGGCCAGCAGGTGTACTGGTTCACCACGTGCCTGAACTCCTCCCGCCAGATCGACCTGACCGTGAGCGGCTGCCTGCTGACGGGGGCCACCCCGCCCACCGGCAACACGGTCACGGTGACGAACCCGGGCAACCAGTCCGGCACCGTCGGCACCGCGGCCAGCCTGCAGATCCAGGCCTCGGACTCGGCCTCGGGCCAGACGCTGACCTACTCGGCCACCGGCCTGCCTGCCGGCCTGTCGATCAACGCCAGCACCGGTCTGATCTCGGGCACGCCGACCACGTCCGGCTCCTCGTCGGTCACGGTCACCGCCAAGGACACCACCAACGCCTCCGGGTCGACCACGTTCAGCTGGGCTGTGGCCACCTCCGGCGGCACCTGCACCGGCCAGAAGCTGCTCAACCCGGGCTTCGAGTCCGGCGCCGCCTCGTGGACCGCGTCCTCCGGCGTGATCGACAACGGCACCACCCAGCCGGCGCACGCCGGCTCCTACAAGGCATGGCTCAACGGGTACGGCAGCACGCACACCGACACCCTGTCCCAGTCGGTCGCCATCGCGGCCGGGTGCCACGCCACCCTGAGCTTCTACCTGCACATCGACACCGCCGAGACGGGCACCACCGTCTACGACAAGCTCACCGTGCAGGCGGGCTCGACCACCCTGGCGACGTACAGCAACGCCGACGCCGCCGCCGGGTACGTCCTGCGGACCGTCGACGTGTCGTCGTTCGCCGGGCAGACGGTGACCATCAAGTTCACCGGGGTGGAGGACGCCTCCCTCCAGACGTCCTTCGTCATCGACGACGCCGCGCTCACGCTCAGCTAGTCGAACCCCGGGCGGGGCGGACACCTTCGGGTGCCCGCCCCGCTCGCGTTTCCGCGGCCTGTTCACCGCGGCTCGCGGCCGCCCACCGCGCGCAGGGCGGCCGCGAAGGCCTCCGGGTCCTCGGCGAACCCGGTGTGACCGCCCGGGAACACCACCGGCTCGACGCCGAGCGCCCCGGCCAACGCCCGCGCCGTCCGGTCGCACAACTGCCCGGCCGAGTGCGCCCCGACGCCGACGACGATCCGGGTCCCCGACGACCGCAGCGCGGCGGGATCGGGCCGCCACCGGGTCGTCGCACGCAGTTCGTGGCGGAACCAGCGACGCTCGTCCGCGGCCTGCCGTGGCGGGCGCTCGCCCCCGAACAGCTGGTCGAACACCGCCCCGGGCAGGACGATGTCCGCCTGGGCGAGGAACTTCCGCCAGGCTCCGACGACGTCGCCGGACAGGTGGGTGGCGATGATGTCGTCCGTGGTGGCGTGCTGCCGCTCGCGGTCGTCGAGCAGCCCGATCAGCGGCGGCTCGTGGGCGACGACGGTGTGCGCGCGGCCAGGGTGGGCCTCGGCGAGGGCCAGCGCCGTGACCGCCCCGCCGCTGGAGCCGACGACGACGGCCGGACCCGCGTCGAGGTGGGCCAGCAGCCGGGCGAGGTCGTCGGCCCGCAGCCGCGGCGTCGAGTCCTGTCCGGGATCGTCGAGCTGGCTGCGGTGGATGCCCCGCGGGTCGGTGGTGAGCACGGTGTGGTCCGCGGCAAGGAGGTCGGCCAGCGGCGCGAAGGACGTGGCGTCCATCGGGGCTCCGACGAGGACGATGAGGGGGCCGGTGCCGCGTACCTCGTAGTACAGGCGCGCGCCGGGGACCTCGAGGGTCGCCGCGGTGACGGGACGGGTCATGGGGAGTGCTCCTGTCGT
Proteins encoded in this window:
- a CDS encoding putative Ig domain-containing protein encodes the protein MYRRLATGIGAVLLGAALVSVGAAPAQAATIQATGLNATIALNNCSASLVRYPSSVDTDRALMLTNGHCYEGGMPGAGVVLQNKPSTRSGTLLNDAGTALGTLKADTLLYSTMTGTDVSLYRLTTTYASIKSSYGVTAMTITASHPADGIATTIPSSYWKQTWNCSINGFVATLREDAWTMHDSIRYNTGCNTTHGTSGSPILDSARNVVGINNTGNDNGEMCTLDNPCEVDADGTTHAYKGQSYGQQVYWFTTCLNSSRQIDLTVSGCLLTGATPPTGNTVTVTNPGNQSGTVGTAASLQIQASDSASGQTLTYSATGLPAGLSINASTGLISGTPTTSGSSSVTVTAKDTTNASGSTTFSWAVATSGGTCTGQKLLNPGFESGAASWTASSGVIDNGTTQPAHAGSYKAWLNGYGSTHTDTLSQSVAIAAGCHATLSFYLHIDTAETGTTVYDKLTVQAGSTTLATYSNADAAAGYVLRTVDVSSFAGQTVTIKFTGVEDASLQTSFVIDDAALTLS
- a CDS encoding alpha/beta fold hydrolase, whose amino-acid sequence is MTRPVTAATLEVPGARLYYEVRGTGPLIVLVGAPMDATSFAPLADLLAADHTVLTTDPRGIHRSQLDDPGQDSTPRLRADDLARLLAHLDAGPAVVVGSSGGAVTALALAEAHPGRAHTVVAHEPPLIGLLDDRERQHATTDDIIATHLSGDVVGAWRKFLAQADIVLPGAVFDQLFGGERPPRQAADERRWFRHELRATTRWRPDPAALRSSGTRIVVGVGAHSAGQLCDRTARALAGALGVEPVVFPGGHTGFAEDPEAFAAALRAVGGREPR